The DNA window gccgcctcaaatcgtcgttatcacggcgaaactcagcgttttcacgtcgcaactcagcaaggtcaccatcatcagcaccaggggtagggttgcgcggctgtcttcggggcggcatacctcagggtcgactggaaactgataccaactgatgcagcgtgcgtggctaggatgaacctttatcaagattcgttgattcttacgaataccgaaagttgatagatattgaggaaacctcgttttctaattaataatcttcccctcacaaagtgttttaagattcttttaaatactcaaaccctagcttgcaaaagaagtaaacaacttttaataaattgcaaaaaaacacccgaaactaataaaaatgcgattttgagcccctaaacgtttccgcccgaaaaacactaggcaatcgtcgaaatctgacacttgcgagatattttcggatgctgcaactttcgcataaacgcctcttcgactcgcaccgcatcaaaAAAGAAATGTATTCTTACTTCGCTTGTTAAGTATCACCTCATCATTATCAATCACATCCAATAGATCCATACATGTCAAATCATGTTCTTCAAGGACCTGAAAAAAACAATCCTCCTTTAGTTAATCTTCAATCTTAGCAagaaaatgcatatttttgtttgtaccTTTTGTAGTTCAGTTATGTTACTTCCATTTAAAACAATTGTCATGTCCTCTAAGAGTTGTTCATTAAATGTTCTCAAGACATCTTTCTCCTACAAGGCACAAAACAGTTAAGATCGCAGAGTATGTCACTAGACTTTACAACTATAAGTCTATAATTATGGAAGATGAAATAATTGGATACATACTGTTGGAGGATGTATGCTCATCACATTAGCAAATAGCTGAAGAATTTCATAACCTTCTAAACTCTTCGTGGATTTCAGTCCCTTAATAAGTAGTTCGAGAAGGGAAAGATCCTGAAACAGAAATGCTTCTTTATTACCAAAAAGCTGTTGAAAATCAAATGCAAGCCTATGTATATTTCGGCAACTGGAATTTGTATCTATACCTACTTATAATCCTCAAAATAAGGGATAATCAGATACTTGACAATCTTTTTCATCAAAGCTAAGCATTTGTCATGTCTAAGTTATTTGTGGAATTCTGTATAGACAATATATATGTTGTTCATATTACAAattgaaaaatacaaaattgatGGAATATCCTCCAGGTGCTAATTTTAGCCATAACATCAAATTCAACCGTTTGCTCAATAAGTCAAATATCATGTCTGAATATTTTTTTGGAGAggaaacggttaaaaccattttattaaaatttcaaaagtgggagggtcaataatcaaatctagacaaattttagctatgattaaaagatgacaatcaaacgaccctaaagaacctgattagtagcaatcaaacctacaagaaacagagattacaaattGTATCAGATcttaattatcccaatcagaatttttattttcataccaaCCTGATGTTTCAACAAGTTGTCTTTCTTTCCCTCTTGTCCTTTCcattcctcttccccttcctcttgtaATGAAACAATCATGTCTGAATATTTATTCATACTTATGGATGTAGAAACAGAAactttgtttttacttttcCATTATTATGCAGATGactaataatttatgaattatcCACTAAAGAAATTATCTAGTATGAATAGAAACAAAGAGAAAGAATGAGAATTTCATGATATGCGAGTGCAATTTAGAAGCAAGGAGAATTGCCGATTTGGAAAGACATCCCAATTTTGAAAGTACATTGGTCTGTTGGACACAATGGAAAAGAGGTTATACTATATACAGATAGAAGAAATGCCTGAAAAAAAATacccaataaatataataagaatgtGGAATCTCACAGATTTCTCATCTGAAGAAGAATCTGTTTCTTCTTCGTTTTCACCACATATCAAGACAACAGGACCCGATAGATCATCGAGCATCTTCTGCAGCTTGTTAAGGAACACTTCACGTCTTGCCTCGGTAACAGTCCTTGAAAACCACACAGATGGATCTGGGAAATAAACAATAAGAGGCTGTATAGAATGCAGGACCTGcagattaatgaaatgaaaagaTTTTGATGATGTCATTTGTGCACATTTCCATGGTTTGCCAAATAAATGTATTGAACTTTCAAAGATATATACCTCATTCAAAGCTTCAATGGCGTCTTGAGCCTGACTTTCTTCATCATGCTCAATTACCTTAACTGAGAATATTAATTAGAAAGGAGAACATCAAATTTCACTTCCTGGTCTACAGACTAGGATATCATTATTGATAGACTTTATTCTTTTTGTCAggaattgaataaattattcatttttggATTCTGGGGTCATAATAGAGTTTGGAAACAGAGTCATGTTATGTATGTAGATGAAATTAGTGACTGCAATATTGAGCTCTCAAAGGTGAAATGAAGAATATCAatgaaatcaatttttataCCATCTAGCCAATGCAGTAAAAAAATTTTCTTGGTTGCATCATCACTATCAAAAACAACTGCAACATTATCCTGATTCACCTCAAAGACCTCCCCACGTTGACCACTAGCCAAATCACTGCAATCAAGACGAGATCTTTGAGaattccttttcttttttctttatgtaTGAAAACTAGTATACACGTTGTTTCATTAATAGCAACCACATAAATGTTGTCATCAAAATTCAATGCCATAGAATCAATTAGTTAGGCATGAAATACTGTtggataaaaatttaaaaggaaGCAGATGTAATCACCTTTTTTTAGTACCAACGGAGGATGGATCAATGATGTATTTTACTCGGTCACCTAATAATAGAAGTCATTTAACATGAAAGTAAAGACTCGATAAAGATCCAAAGTTAATTAACAAAACAAGAATAAAGCACTCTTGTAAAAAACCAAAGCTATGTATTGCCTACATTATCTGGTAAACtatcacaataaaaaaaaaataactgttACCCTTCAAAACCTCTTTATTCAGCAGTTTTCCTTAACTAgaccttttttttaaagaatggaAGGCTGAGAGAATTTGTAAAACAAGGCACACTTTCATAAAGGACAAGTGATTTTATCTTCTTAACAATATTAAAGATGAGATGTCACATGCATAAAAGTTGACCTCAACAACTAGCAAGAACTTTTGGTGTTCACACATACCTTTCTTCATAGGTCTCTTGGATTCAGATGACTCAACAACCTTTGATTTCGATGGTTTACAGGAAGAGATTCTCTGTTTGCAATACAAATATGAACAAGAATCAGCGTTGTTGGAAGGAAAAACAACAACATGAACTATGATATTTACTGTCAGGATGTCAGCAACAAATCTGGAATTCAAATTAAGCagttaaaatttagaaaaagatATATGCAcatcaattttatcattttcatcaTCAGTGTCAGATTCTGAAAAAGATTCTTTTTCACTGTCATCATCAAGATCACTTGATTCATCCATCCCCACCAAAGTCTTGTAAATGACAATAGCCAACATCATTGAGTTTTTtatgagaagaagaaaatatatacaGAATAACTAAAATATAGTTTAAGAAATGAATATGAGAAACTCACATAAGGAGCCAAAACATTGCTATCAAGAACCAATAATGGAACTTTTAGATCATGTGCCAATGCTTTAACTAATCTTTCTTTGTAAAGATCCGTACCTgatacatttaattaataagcCACAATGTCAGCCAATAACTTGCAACTTGTATTGAGAGATTATCATTCTCAAAACATGGTTAAACCTGAAACACTCTGCAGAAGTATTCTCCTCTTTGAAGCTGTAGCAAATTTATCATGCTTCATATAAGAAATAACACATTCTACTAGAACTTCTTTTGAGTACTTGCTGAAACAAAAATATGAACAACATTAACTTATCAGAAACATAAGGAATAATcaaaaaaacaaacatttacCAAATATAGTAAGGAAAATTTGCCCATGAAACTGTTAATTTGTCCCATGGAATAATCCTTCTTCTAAACTCCTTTGCGAATATTTGACGATTTGTTAAATTTGGAGATTCTTGATCTCTTTGACTTTTAATAGCCAACAACCAATCATTCTGATCTTGCTTCCCTAGTCGAACACGCTCATCCAACTGACTCGTATTCATCCCACCGCCACATTCATTGCTGAATAGCCGTAAGAAACTAATCAAACTACTATGTGTCCAACCGTTGCTGCCACTTGACCTCAAATGAAAGAATAAGTTGCTAATTTTTTCTCTACACATTAATCTCCATGCATACATTccgtgaaaataaatttaaagcaGAAGAACAGAATGACTAATTAGATCCTCTTCTAAATTTCTTGTAAAATATTACTtcatattgaataaatatagaGGTAACTTAACAGCTATTTATAAACTACA is part of the Impatiens glandulifera chromosome 1, dImpGla2.1, whole genome shotgun sequence genome and encodes:
- the LOC124923662 gene encoding uncharacterized protein LOC124923662, encoding MYAWRLMCREKISNLFFHLRSSGSNGWTHSSLISFLRLFSNECGGGMNTSQLDERVRLGKQDQNDWLLAIKSQRDQESPNLTNRQIFAKEFRRRIIPWDKLTVSWANFPYYICKYSKEVLVECVISYMKHDKFATASKRRILLQSVSGTDLYKERLVKALAHDLKVPLLVLDSNVLAPYTLVGMDESSDLDDDSEKESFSESDTDDENDKIDRISSCKPSKSKVVESSESKRPMKKGDRVKYIIDPSSVGTKKSDLASGQRGEVFEVNQDNVAVVFDSDDATKKIFLLHWLDVKVIEHDEESQAQDAIEALNEVLHSIQPLIVYFPDPSVWFSRTVTEARREVFLNKLQKMLDDLSGPVVLICGENEEETDSSSDEKSAFLLSVYSITSFPLCPTDQYMIVSLQEEGEEEWKGQEGKKDNLLKHQDLSLLELLIKGLKSTKSLEGYEILQLFANVMSIHPPTEKDVLRTFNEQLLEDMTIVLNGSNITELQKVLEEHDLTCMDLLDVIDNDEVILNKRSSLGIIRPEELNPLHTISDRSRNTAEVRNKTPIEGSQTMKTANFSDRRGAGPLIDSQYLTWVHFQALPRHHITEELGRISKKCALRGSSIELVTPENR